AGACTCGAGCAGTAGCGGGGACAAGGACAAGTGGTCGGCCCGGTTGTCGAATCCATGTTCGGCACGGAGGTCCTGGGGAAAGGGGGCCACTCCGGCCAGGCGTTTACCGATAAGCTGTGATTTACCCAAGGGTCGGCTACCGGCCTTCAGCTCATCTGGCATGACGCCCGAGGCGGGATCAAAGTAGTTGCTGTGGTCCCGCATCATACGCTCGGGCAGGGCAAACACATCAACCTTGAGATCAAAGAGGTCCTGCACCGCATTATTGTACTGAAAGCGATTCATTCGCCGGATGGGTGTAGCAGGAAACTCTTTGTTCGTCGCGACGGCGGTCTCGAGCAGGGCGTTGAGGTAGGAGAGAAGTTCCGTGCGAATAGCATCTTCCAGCGGCTCCTCTTCCTCCGGTGGCATTTCCTCGAAGTCCAGCACATCGATCATGTCCTGCAGCAATTCGGGCTGATGAATCAGGTCGCTGGCCGAGTGGAGCTTGGTCAGGTCCACGTCCCCTTTGATCTTTTCCTTGGCTCCGTGACATTTCGCACAGCTTTGTTCGAAGACGGGTTGAACGAGGTCTTTAAAGATTTCTTCGCTGGCTTGTAATGAAGCCGAGCAAACAGCGATAAATCCAATCAACGCTGAAAGGCGAAATGGATGGATGGCAAAGCACACTGGAGTCTGAAGTTTCAATGGGGTAGGTCCTTGGAGTAGGCTTTGAGTTTCTCCCAGTTTAGATGGTTCCTTCAATCCTTTTTTAAACTGAAGCACATAGCACAAGCAGATGTTCAGATTTATGAAGGCGTTGGGTTGATCCGCCCCCCAAAAAAGTAGTGATCACAGCTGTTTCCTGAATGCCTGCAGGGCGTCATTCTCTTTACTCACTTTGCAGATGAAGACCTGCTCCAGTTTGGCGTCTTCGGCTTTGAGCTTGATGGAAACCAGCGATGGGTCGGTGACCCCCAGGGCTGAGTTGGGCAGTATGGAAAAACCGCTGCCGGCTATGACCATAGCGAGGATGGCGGGCACTCCATTGGTTTCGCTGCCGATGGTGGAAAGCTTGCGGTTGAAGATGCGGGTAAGCTTTTCGCGATAGGCGGGAGCGAACACTTCGGATAAGGTAACCAGGTTTTCTTCGGAAAGCTCGACCGGTAGCAAGGAACGTTTGTGAGATAGCGGATGCTCTTTGGGCAGGATGACGCGAAGGTCCTCTGTTTTCCAGGGCACAATCTGCAGTCCGCGGATGGCACGCTTGGGTCGGACTCCGAGAAAGGCTCCATCCAGGCGACCGGCCTCCAGCTCTTCCAGCAGGCGGGCAGGGGAGAGATCAGACAAGGCGAGCTGGGTGTCAGGGTGTTTCTGCCGGAATTGCTTAAACAGTTTCAGCAGTTGTTCCTCCATCAATGCCCCCACGAAACCAATGCGCAGGCGCTTGGGTTCTCCTCTAGCCGCTCGGCGGGCGGCCTCCCTGGCGCGGTTAAGAATGGTGGGAATTTGATAGGACTCATTGAGGAAGAGCTCGCCAGCCCGGGTGAGACGGATGCGCTTTCCTTCTCGATGAAAGAGCTTCGCGCCGATGGCTGACTCCAGCTCCTGAATGTGACGGCTGAGAGGTGGTTGCGAGATATTCAGGCGCTTGGCCGCGTTGGTGAAATGGAAATCGCGGCAGACTTCGAGAAAGCACTCCAACTGTTTCAGGGAAATATCAATCATATTATAAAAGTATCAATATAAGATTTAGATAGCATTAGTGTATTTAAGCAATCTCTGTTATTCTTGAAGCATAACGAACTCAGCACTTACCATGTACGCCTCAAGAATCAGTCGCCTAACGGGCTCCGTTGCCCGTGAAATCCTATCCCACGCAAATAAGAAGGACATGTTGTCCTTTGCTGGAGGTTTGCCGGCCACCGAGGCCTTTGAGGGTTTGGAGATGCCGGATGAGAAAGGTTCCAGCTTTCAGTATGGAGCATCCGAAGGGGAGCAGTCGTTGCGTGAACTCTTTGCCAATCGCTTTCAAGCCAAAGGCATTGAGTGTGGCT
This genomic stretch from Opitutia bacterium ISCC 52 harbors:
- a CDS encoding LysR family transcriptional regulator, whose translation is MIDISLKQLECFLEVCRDFHFTNAAKRLNISQPPLSRHIQELESAIGAKLFHREGKRIRLTRAGELFLNESYQIPTILNRAREAARRAARGEPKRLRIGFVGALMEEQLLKLFKQFRQKHPDTQLALSDLSPARLLEELEAGRLDGAFLGVRPKRAIRGLQIVPWKTEDLRVILPKEHPLSHKRSLLPVELSEENLVTLSEVFAPAYREKLTRIFNRKLSTIGSETNGVPAILAMVIAGSGFSILPNSALGVTDPSLVSIKLKAEDAKLEQVFICKVSKENDALQAFRKQL